In Chaetodon trifascialis isolate fChaTrf1 chromosome 23, fChaTrf1.hap1, whole genome shotgun sequence, the following proteins share a genomic window:
- the hacd4 gene encoding very-long-chain (3R)-3-hydroxyacyl-CoA dehydratase 4, protein MLSFRLAYIFSYNLFQFCGHTWILANSIARFLTFGRDALADTFYSVGFVMSLCQLLSILELFHIADGIEKARLLPRFVQVMEKNILLIMVIMLEEIQSKPVVCVLFFLWNILDLLRYPHELLCVLDTPSIAMLWIRYTLWIPLYILSVATEGVTIYQALPYIEPTPPVSCTLNSTVSAHIHLPFLLMLYLPVLALGASVTVWQLLKERRHHLEKWNKKMKRK, encoded by the exons AT gCTCAGCTTTAGGCTTGCCTACATTTTCTCGTATAACCTGTTCCAGTTCTGTGGACACACGTGGATACTGGCTAACAGCATAGCCAGGTTTCTCACATTTGGCCGAG ATGCCTTAGCAGACACGTTTTACTCTGTTGGCTTTGTGATGAGTCTGTGCCAGCTGCTCTCCATTCTGGAGCTCTTCCATATCGCAGATGGAATTGAGAAAGCCAGACTCCTTCCTCGCTTCGTTCAA gtaATGGAGAAGAACATCTTGCTGATCATGGTCATCATGCTGGAAGAGATCCAGAGCAAACCAGTTGTGTGTGTACTGTTCTTCTTGTGGAACATTCTGGACCTTCTACG ATACCCACATGAACTGCTGTGTGTTCTAGACACACCCTCCATCGCCATGCTGTGGATACGCTACACACTCTGGATCCCCTTATACATCCTGTCAGTGGCCACTGAAG GTGTTACTATATACCAGGCCCTGCCTTACATTGAGCCAACACCGCCAGTCTCATGCACGTTGAATTCAACAGTGTCAGCACACATTCACCTCCCCTTCCTCCTGATGCTCTACCTGCCTGTTCTTGCTCTCG GCGCCTCTGTAACAGTTTGGCAACTGCTGAAAGAGAGACGGCACCATCTGGAGAAATGGAACAAGAAGATGAAAAGGAAATGA